The proteins below come from a single Pseudanabaena sp. BC1403 genomic window:
- the pdhA gene encoding pyruvate dehydrogenase (acetyl-transferring) E1 component subunit alpha: protein MPQDTVATVSTSAPNITTDEALIVYEDMVLGRTFEDKCAEMYYRGKMFGFVHLYNGQEAVASGIIKAMRPDDYVCSTYRDHVHALSAGVTANEVMAELFGKETGCSKGRGGSMHIFSAKNNFLGGYAFVAEGIPVASGAAFQSKYRREVMGDPNADQVTACFFGDGASNNGQFFETLNMAALWKLPIIFVIENNDWAIGMKHHRATSDVRIHKKAEAFGIPGFEVDGMDVMAVREHAQEAIRRGRAGEGPTVLECMTYRFRGHSLADPDELRSKEDKDKWFGRDPIKIFASRLLEHGLVEESQLKAIDKKIRDVVEECVRFAETSPEPDPKDLFRYQFAEDE from the coding sequence ATGCCTCAAGACACTGTTGCGACTGTTTCGACTTCTGCACCCAATATCACCACAGACGAAGCCCTAATTGTCTACGAAGACATGGTACTGGGGCGTACTTTTGAAGATAAGTGCGCTGAAATGTATTATCGCGGAAAAATGTTTGGGTTTGTGCATTTGTATAACGGTCAAGAAGCCGTTGCTAGCGGCATAATTAAGGCGATGCGCCCCGATGACTATGTATGCAGCACTTACCGCGACCATGTTCATGCTTTGAGTGCAGGTGTCACAGCAAACGAAGTCATGGCAGAGCTATTTGGTAAAGAAACAGGATGTAGTAAGGGTCGTGGCGGCTCGATGCATATTTTCTCGGCCAAGAATAACTTTTTGGGTGGATATGCCTTTGTTGCTGAAGGAATTCCCGTCGCATCTGGTGCAGCATTTCAGTCAAAATATCGTCGCGAAGTGATGGGCGATCCTAACGCTGACCAAGTAACGGCTTGCTTCTTTGGTGATGGTGCAAGCAACAATGGTCAATTTTTTGAGACCTTGAACATGGCGGCTTTGTGGAAGTTGCCAATTATTTTTGTAATTGAAAATAATGATTGGGCGATCGGCATGAAACATCATCGTGCTACCTCTGATGTCAGGATTCACAAGAAAGCTGAAGCATTTGGAATCCCTGGGTTTGAAGTGGATGGGATGGATGTCATGGCAGTCCGTGAACATGCTCAAGAGGCAATCCGTCGTGGTCGTGCTGGTGAGGGCCCTACAGTTTTAGAATGTATGACCTATCGCTTTAGAGGTCACTCTCTGGCTGACCCCGATGAGCTGCGCAGCAAGGAAGACAAGGACAAATGGTTTGGACGCGATCCGATCAAAATCTTTGCGAGCCGTCTTCTGGAGCATGGCTTGGTGGAAGAGAGTCAATTAAAAGCGATCGACAAGAAGATCCGTGATGTGGTCGAAGAATGTGTTCGCTTTGCAGAAACTTCCCCTGAGCCCGATCCTAAGGATCTATTCCGCTATCAGTTTGCCGAAGACGAATAA
- a CDS encoding pentapeptide repeat-containing protein — MSQSLNFANQDLRDRSFKGKNLVGADFSGADIRGCNFCRSQLKAANFANVRAGASQRQNVIASMASFVMALMFAGTAMIATILLITFVITFIFGAAKIDRTTVYWVAIIAIVVFSVCFAIAFTASFTFTGRRGTLIATGISLLIAFGFGFFGSSFTKILVAGAFNAIIGLLRFNSFTALLTFLAIEPLQIFGSLYLFRLTINASRTMIGTRFQYANLTKASFHKANLVNCDFSHAITNEVDWEQAQISRCKL, encoded by the coding sequence ATGAGTCAAAGCCTCAACTTTGCAAATCAAGATTTGCGCGATCGCTCATTTAAAGGTAAAAATTTGGTCGGTGCTGACTTTAGCGGCGCAGATATTCGTGGATGCAATTTTTGTCGTTCTCAACTTAAAGCTGCTAATTTTGCGAACGTACGAGCGGGGGCAAGCCAACGTCAAAATGTAATCGCCAGTATGGCATCGTTTGTAATGGCGCTAATGTTTGCTGGTACGGCTATGATTGCCACAATCTTGCTGATTACCTTTGTGATTACTTTCATTTTTGGGGCAGCAAAAATTGATCGGACAACAGTATATTGGGTCGCGATCATCGCGATCGTTGTATTTTCTGTTTGTTTTGCGATCGCTTTCACAGCTAGCTTTACCTTCACTGGCAGAAGAGGAACTTTGATTGCGACTGGCATCTCCTTGCTTATTGCCTTTGGATTTGGTTTTTTTGGCTCATCATTCACAAAAATATTAGTTGCTGGTGCATTTAATGCGATTATTGGCTTATTAAGGTTTAATAGCTTTACAGCACTGCTGACATTTTTAGCGATCGAGCCATTACAAATTTTTGGCAGTCTTTATTTATTTCGCCTCACAATTAATGCATCGCGAACAATGATCGGTACTAGATTTCAGTATGCAAACCTAACTAAAGCCTCTTTTCACAAAGCAAACTTAGTTAATTGCGATTTTTCCCATGCAATTACTAATGAGGTTGATTGGGAACAAGCTCAAATATCGCGCTGCAAGTTATAA
- a CDS encoding NAD(+) kinase: MPKVGIIYNDAKPVAERVALDMKLWLEKRGIQTVMATGNGGILGYGKPDAPVCHTLIESLVPLGFDHDVMFAVALGGDGTVLSACRQIAPLSLPVLNVNTGHMGFLTETYLTDWEEAIAQVVEGNYVVEQRSMMTVRVYDNQGLLWEALSLNEMVLHREPLTSMCHFEVQIGRHMPVDIAADGVIISTPTGSTAYALSAGGPVIEPGIPVFQLIPICAHSMASRALVFANTEKTVVTPANSHRLVLVVDGNAGCYVYPDYRVEVERSQYPARFIRLQKGEFFKVLREKLGWGLPHISKPTSGELT, translated from the coding sequence GTGCCAAAGGTCGGGATTATATATAACGACGCAAAACCTGTCGCTGAGCGCGTAGCGTTGGATATGAAGTTATGGCTAGAAAAACGTGGCATCCAGACTGTTATGGCGACGGGAAATGGCGGAATTTTGGGCTACGGCAAGCCAGACGCTCCTGTATGTCACACCTTGATCGAAAGCTTAGTACCCTTAGGGTTTGATCACGATGTCATGTTTGCAGTAGCTTTGGGCGGCGATGGCACTGTACTATCCGCTTGTCGTCAAATCGCCCCTCTCAGTTTGCCAGTGCTAAATGTGAATACAGGGCATATGGGCTTTTTAACTGAAACTTACCTGACTGATTGGGAAGAAGCGATCGCCCAAGTCGTCGAAGGCAACTATGTAGTTGAGCAGCGATCGATGATGACGGTGCGTGTCTACGATAACCAAGGCTTGCTCTGGGAAGCCTTATCACTCAACGAAATGGTACTTCATCGTGAACCATTGACCAGTATGTGTCATTTTGAAGTCCAGATTGGTCGTCATATGCCCGTAGATATTGCGGCGGATGGTGTGATTATTTCCACACCCACAGGCTCAACGGCTTATGCCCTCTCCGCAGGCGGCCCTGTGATCGAGCCAGGAATTCCTGTATTTCAGCTGATTCCTATTTGCGCTCACTCGATGGCATCACGAGCTTTAGTATTTGCCAATACTGAGAAAACTGTCGTCACCCCCGCTAATAGTCATCGTTTGGTGTTAGTTGTCGATGGCAATGCTGGATGTTATGTCTATCCTGACTATCGCGTTGAAGTTGAGCGATCGCAATACCCTGCAAGGTTTATCCGCTTACAGAAAGGCGAGTTCTTTAAGGTCTTGCGTGAAAAGTTAGGTTGGGGACTGCCACATATTTCTAAGCCAACCTCGGGCGAATTGACTTAA
- a CDS encoding SPFH domain-containing protein produces the protein MLGAVTLPAVTGNGSAIAQQISQKVAQQDQTQTRSQPVQMMQAGDFNFPLWVWVIGGVVVVFIFLPQMGWILGLIVVGEREVGIVVKKFSLKGDLPPGQLVALNGEAGYQADTLAPGWHFGFYPWQYGIRKESVIVVPQGEIGLIIANDGKSIPPDRILGKTVPCDNFQNSREFLLAGGEKGRQLGILTAGTYRINTALFTIITSATAAANGMSPSELRLYSVATEKVGIVTALDGIPIEAGAIAGAIIPEHDNFQNAQLFINGGGRRGLQEQVILSGSWNINPWFAQIEQVKMTEIPIGYVGVVISFVGGAQDDVSGALFTHGHLVNVGDKGVWIEPLYPGKHPLNTHIMKVELVPTTNIVLNFSDRTEEHGYDSKLRALNVRSIDGFAFNLEVAQIIHVGSLDAPRVISRVGSMQNLVDHVLRPTVGNYFRNSAQAYTVLDFLIARSDRQAEAADFIRNAMHSYDVQAVDTLLGQIEPPETLMQTLTDRKIAEEQRKTYEVQRISQTQRQELVRETSLADIQRDVVTAEQGVRIAELQANAKVKEASGEAEAIRVTGEAKADAYRAGVDALGGNSYVALQLMQTIGDRNVRVVPDVAVNGGDRGGGLLDGVLGMLLWNQNKEAKEAKADSLPKLP, from the coding sequence ATGCTTGGTGCTGTCACATTGCCTGCTGTCACGGGTAATGGATCGGCGATCGCTCAGCAAATTTCGCAGAAAGTAGCTCAGCAAGATCAAACTCAAACGCGATCGCAACCTGTACAAATGATGCAAGCTGGCGATTTCAACTTTCCATTGTGGGTATGGGTGATTGGCGGCGTAGTGGTTGTATTTATCTTTTTGCCACAGATGGGTTGGATTTTAGGACTGATCGTTGTCGGAGAGAGGGAAGTTGGCATTGTCGTCAAGAAATTCTCACTGAAAGGCGACTTACCTCCTGGGCAATTAGTAGCTCTCAATGGTGAAGCTGGCTATCAAGCGGATACTCTCGCTCCAGGGTGGCACTTTGGCTTTTATCCTTGGCAATATGGGATTCGTAAGGAATCGGTAATCGTGGTTCCTCAAGGTGAAATCGGGTTGATTATTGCTAACGATGGTAAGTCAATTCCACCAGATCGCATTCTGGGTAAAACTGTACCCTGTGATAACTTCCAGAACTCTAGAGAGTTCCTTTTAGCTGGAGGCGAAAAAGGGAGGCAGCTTGGTATCCTTACTGCTGGAACCTATCGAATTAATACGGCGCTATTTACGATCATCACTTCTGCTACTGCCGCCGCAAATGGCATGTCTCCTTCAGAATTAAGACTCTATTCCGTAGCGACTGAAAAAGTTGGTATCGTTACAGCTCTGGATGGAATTCCCATTGAGGCTGGTGCGATCGCAGGTGCGATTATTCCTGAGCATGATAATTTCCAAAATGCACAGCTATTCATCAACGGTGGCGGTCGTCGTGGCTTGCAAGAGCAGGTAATTCTATCAGGATCATGGAATATCAATCCTTGGTTTGCCCAAATTGAACAGGTAAAAATGACTGAGATTCCCATCGGCTATGTCGGTGTGGTTATCTCCTTTGTGGGTGGCGCTCAAGATGATGTCAGTGGTGCTTTGTTCACGCACGGACACTTGGTGAACGTCGGCGATAAAGGTGTCTGGATCGAGCCACTTTATCCTGGAAAGCATCCATTAAATACACATATTATGAAAGTAGAACTAGTTCCCACTACTAATATTGTATTGAACTTTAGCGATCGCACTGAAGAACATGGCTATGATTCCAAACTCAGGGCTTTAAATGTGCGTTCTATCGACGGATTTGCCTTTAATCTAGAAGTAGCCCAAATCATCCATGTTGGTTCTCTGGATGCACCAAGAGTGATTTCGCGAGTCGGCTCAATGCAAAATCTGGTCGATCATGTGTTGCGTCCTACCGTCGGTAATTACTTCCGTAACTCAGCGCAGGCTTATACAGTTCTAGATTTCTTGATTGCTCGTAGCGATCGCCAAGCTGAAGCGGCTGATTTTATTCGTAACGCGATGCACTCCTATGATGTTCAAGCTGTCGATACATTACTTGGTCAGATTGAACCACCTGAAACCCTGATGCAAACCCTCACCGATCGCAAGATTGCTGAAGAACAACGCAAAACCTACGAAGTGCAGCGTATTTCCCAAACACAACGGCAAGAACTCGTCCGCGAGACATCTCTTGCCGATATCCAAAGAGATGTGGTCACGGCTGAACAAGGTGTGCGAATTGCTGAATTGCAAGCCAATGCCAAAGTTAAAGAAGCAAGTGGTGAAGCCGAAGCGATCAGAGTTACTGGTGAAGCCAAGGCTGATGCTTATCGGGCTGGGGTCGATGCCCTTGGTGGTAACTCCTATGTGGCGTTGCAATTGATGCAAACCATCGGCGATCGCAATGTACGGGTTGTGCCAGATGTGGCGGTCAATGGTGGCGATCGTGGTGGCGGTTTGCTCGATGGTGTATTAGGAATGTTGCTTTGGAATCAAAATAAAGAAGCCAAAGAAGCTAAAGCTGATAGTCTGCCAAAGCTTCCGTAA
- a CDS encoding sugar ABC transporter substrate-binding protein — protein sequence MTPNLFSNLNRRKFIGLSTLFLLGACGAQTTQTTASGKTKIVFWTMQLKPQFDKYMTDLIAGFVKENPTAEVEWVDIPWGEMETKILSSVAAKTAPDVVNLNPQFASKLAEKKALVDMGKAISDADKASYFPNIWKANQLDNVTFGLPWYVATDITIYNRSLFEKAGLDPAKPPKTFEELTKVSEQIKAKTGKYAFMLTMDGGQVLEAMVQMGMKLLDANGKAAFNDAAGKAAFDYWVNLFEKQLIPREILTEGHRKAVELYQAGELAILLTGPQFLQTVAQNAPETAKVTDIGSQITGSTGKKSAAVMNVAVPTTSTNQALAVKFALYLTNAENQLVFTKVENLLPSTVKSSSDRYFTEAAKDASILDRARLISASQLPQSEVLIPPAKDIEKLRKIIYEELQLAMLKEKPSDKAIASAAERWNSL from the coding sequence ATGACACCTAATCTCTTCTCAAACCTCAATCGCCGCAAATTTATCGGACTCTCCACTCTGTTTCTGCTCGGAGCCTGTGGAGCGCAAACCACACAAACCACAGCTTCAGGCAAAACCAAAATTGTCTTCTGGACAATGCAATTAAAACCGCAGTTTGACAAATACATGACGGATTTGATTGCGGGATTTGTGAAAGAGAATCCGACTGCGGAAGTAGAATGGGTAGATATTCCTTGGGGAGAGATGGAAACCAAGATTTTGAGTTCAGTAGCAGCAAAAACTGCCCCTGATGTCGTGAATCTAAATCCCCAATTCGCATCAAAACTAGCCGAGAAAAAAGCACTAGTAGATATGGGCAAAGCCATATCTGATGCTGACAAGGCAAGCTATTTCCCGAACATTTGGAAAGCCAACCAACTTGATAACGTTACATTCGGGCTGCCTTGGTATGTGGCAACTGATATTACAATTTACAACCGATCGCTATTTGAAAAAGCTGGATTAGATCCCGCCAAACCACCGAAAACATTTGAAGAACTCACCAAGGTTTCGGAACAGATTAAAGCAAAGACTGGTAAATATGCTTTTATGCTGACGATGGATGGTGGACAAGTCCTAGAGGCGATGGTACAGATGGGCATGAAGCTGCTGGATGCTAATGGCAAAGCGGCTTTTAATGATGCGGCTGGCAAAGCAGCCTTTGACTATTGGGTAAATCTATTTGAGAAACAATTGATTCCTCGCGAAATCTTAACAGAAGGACATCGCAAGGCAGTAGAACTTTATCAAGCAGGTGAATTGGCGATTTTATTGACTGGCCCACAATTTCTACAAACGGTGGCTCAGAATGCACCCGAAACCGCCAAAGTAACCGATATTGGCTCACAAATCACTGGTTCAACTGGTAAAAAGAGCGCCGCCGTGATGAATGTCGCCGTACCGACCACATCCACAAATCAAGCTCTCGCCGTAAAATTCGCATTGTATTTAACCAATGCTGAAAATCAATTAGTCTTTACGAAAGTAGAGAATCTTCTGCCTTCCACCGTCAAGAGTTCTAGCGATCGCTATTTCACTGAAGCCGCCAAAGATGCCTCAATCCTTGATCGCGCTAGATTAATCAGTGCTTCGCAATTGCCTCAATCCGAAGTCTTGATTCCTCCTGCTAAAGATATCGAGAAACTGCGCAAGATTATTTACGAAGAATTACAACTTGCAATGCTCAAAGAGAAACCCAGCGACAAAGCGATCGCTTCAGCTGCTGAACGGTGGAACTCGCTTTAG
- a CDS encoding NACHT domain-containing NTPase: MAKPTYTASIEGKEKANAAFKRSGKTQEFIAGTSGTTRQLVGNFLKGLSVEQPKFIAICEALELRWQEIAELDEVEVTDDSNRKKLELLVQEVKQKIAADVTERCGTMRVLDMTQPVDLDRIYTDVNILEKISGEDRIDCDDVLQIGSRENFEHWMMGKIQHRITGLKAIEKHQKLVVLGKPGAGKTTFMKYLAMSCLSGKFYGELVPIFVTLKAYAEEDGQPSLQDYIFGEFRKRKTSPMTLVRLLEEGKALILLDGLDEVKKEDDQRIKRDIDKFSRYWLQNRFAITCRIAAREYQFERFTEVEVADFDQQQIETFVNNWFREKDSSKANRLLERLKGKKPVKELAKSPLLLTLLCLVFGERNDLPPKRSELYKEGLEVLMKKWDAKRNIEREQIYKLLSPQNKEDMLGLIAFNTFVNGEYFFRKEDLQRQIKDYICNLPEASADPDVLRLDSEVVLKAIEHHHGLLVERARNIYSFSHLTFQEYFTAREIERERYFERLIENISNPRWKEVFYLTAEILRRSDDFLKMMKDSIDEMLANDEKLQAFLEWVNQKTNSVEFSYKSVSVRAFYSYVEASARALSLAQSLDIDISIDIDRSFALDRDRTLIRDHPHTQFRDRELARELALDRELAHARSLALNRGRERDRFIEIALDLVLSLARARRLARSSELGADVLRQALQSLQAQIPSKQADIDIDQWWRNHGEKLSNELRQICINHRNIGYNWKFTDDQVELLNQYYTANLFLVEIMNRSYVSKQVREEIEATMLLPRKK; encoded by the coding sequence ATGGCAAAGCCAACATATACTGCTTCGATTGAGGGCAAAGAAAAAGCAAATGCAGCTTTTAAACGCTCAGGCAAAACACAAGAATTTATTGCTGGTACTTCTGGTACAACGCGACAATTAGTTGGCAATTTTTTAAAGGGGCTTAGTGTTGAGCAGCCCAAATTCATTGCTATCTGTGAAGCTCTAGAACTGAGATGGCAGGAAATTGCTGAATTAGATGAAGTTGAGGTTACAGACGATAGCAATCGAAAAAAGCTAGAGCTTTTAGTCCAAGAGGTGAAGCAAAAAATAGCGGCGGATGTGACCGAGCGCTGTGGAACGATGCGGGTGTTGGATATGACGCAACCTGTGGATCTGGATCGGATTTATACCGATGTGAATATTCTTGAAAAAATTTCTGGCGAGGATCGTATAGATTGTGACGATGTTTTACAAATTGGAAGTAGGGAAAACTTTGAACATTGGATGATGGGCAAGATTCAGCATCGTATTACTGGCTTAAAGGCGATCGAGAAGCATCAAAAACTGGTGGTGTTAGGCAAACCGGGGGCAGGGAAAACGACATTTATGAAATATTTGGCAATGTCTTGTCTTAGTGGTAAGTTTTATGGCGAACTTGTTCCGATATTTGTGACCCTAAAAGCTTATGCAGAAGAAGATGGGCAACCATCTTTACAAGATTATATTTTTGGGGAATTCCGAAAACGCAAGACTAGTCCAATGACTCTAGTAAGATTGTTAGAAGAAGGTAAAGCATTAATCTTGCTAGATGGGTTGGATGAGGTAAAGAAAGAAGATGATCAACGTATCAAGAGAGACATTGATAAATTCTCGAGATATTGGCTTCAGAATCGCTTTGCGATCACCTGTCGAATTGCGGCGAGAGAATATCAGTTTGAGAGGTTTACCGAAGTGGAGGTTGCGGATTTTGATCAGCAACAGATTGAAACCTTTGTCAACAATTGGTTTCGGGAGAAAGATTCGTCAAAAGCGAACCGTTTGTTAGAAAGGTTGAAAGGTAAGAAACCTGTTAAGGAATTAGCAAAAAGCCCTTTGTTACTGACGTTGTTGTGCTTGGTGTTTGGAGAGCGCAACGATTTACCACCAAAGCGCTCAGAACTGTATAAGGAAGGTTTGGAAGTATTAATGAAAAAGTGGGATGCGAAGCGAAACATCGAACGAGAACAAATTTATAAACTGCTTTCACCACAAAATAAGGAAGACATGCTAGGGCTAATTGCCTTTAATACCTTTGTAAATGGTGAATATTTCTTTAGAAAAGAGGATTTGCAAAGACAAATTAAGGACTATATCTGCAATCTCCCTGAAGCTTCCGCCGATCCTGATGTATTGCGTCTCGATAGTGAGGTTGTACTAAAGGCGATCGAGCATCATCATGGATTATTAGTGGAAAGAGCAAGAAATATTTATTCTTTTTCCCATTTGACTTTTCAAGAATATTTTACAGCGCGGGAAATTGAGAGAGAAAGATATTTTGAAAGATTGATCGAAAATATTTCTAATCCAAGATGGAAGGAAGTTTTTTATCTAACAGCGGAAATATTGAGGCGATCGGACGACTTTTTAAAAATGATGAAAGATAGCATTGATGAAATGTTGGCAAATGATGAGAAGTTACAAGCATTTCTGGAATGGGTAAATCAAAAAACAAATTCTGTGGAATTCAGCTATAAAAGTGTTTCTGTTAGAGCATTTTACTCATATGTTGAAGCCTCTGCCCGAGCCCTCTCGCTCGCCCAATCCCTCGACATCGACATCAGCATCGATATTGACCGCTCTTTTGCCCTCGACCGAGACCGCACACTTATACGAGATCATCCACATACTCAATTCCGAGACCGAGAACTCGCCCGAGAACTTGCCCTCGACAGAGAACTCGCCCATGCCCGTAGTCTCGCTCTCAACCGAGGGAGAGAACGAGACCGCTTCATCGAAATCGCCCTCGATCTCGTTCTCTCCCTCGCCCGAGCCCGAAGGCTAGCTCGCTCATCTGAGCTTGGAGCTGATGTATTACGTCAAGCATTGCAATCACTGCAAGCTCAGATACCCAGTAAACAAGCAGATATAGATATCGATCAATGGTGGAGAAATCATGGAGAGAAATTAAGTAATGAATTGCGTCAGATATGTATTAATCATCGCAATATTGGTTACAATTGGAAATTTACTGATGATCAAGTAGAACTTCTCAATCAATATTACACAGCCAATCTCTTCCTTGTCGAGATCATGAACCGCAGCTACGTCAGCAAACAAGTCCGCGAAGAAATCGAAGCAACGATGCTGTTGCCAAGGAAAAAGTAG